Proteins encoded by one window of Methyloterricola oryzae:
- the trmB gene encoding tRNA (guanosine(46)-N7)-methyltransferase TrmB → MTSSDSAQHRPIRSFVLRQGRITEAQRQALDLLWPRYGIEPADCRAPALLFPQPQPLVLEIGFGNGESLTQMAAATPERNFLGIEVHRPGVGHALLRIEELGLKNVRVCCADAVEVLKQFIPDASLAGIQVFFPDPWHKKRHHKRRLINPEFTELAARKLKTGGVLHAATDWHDYALQMLEVLEGCEALKNQAGARQFSERPAHRPLTKFESRGQRLGHGVWDLLFEKRP, encoded by the coding sequence ATGACTTCAAGCGATTCCGCCCAGCATCGCCCCATCCGCAGCTTCGTGCTGCGACAAGGACGCATCACCGAGGCCCAGCGCCAGGCCCTGGACCTGCTGTGGCCCCGCTACGGCATCGAACCGGCGGATTGCCGCGCGCCTGCCCTGCTGTTTCCGCAGCCCCAACCTCTGGTGCTTGAGATCGGCTTCGGCAATGGGGAAAGCCTGACGCAGATGGCGGCGGCCACGCCGGAGCGGAATTTTCTCGGGATCGAAGTGCATCGCCCCGGTGTTGGACATGCCTTGTTGCGCATCGAGGAACTGGGCCTGAAGAACGTGCGGGTCTGCTGCGCCGACGCGGTGGAGGTGCTGAAGCAATTCATTCCCGACGCTTCGTTGGCAGGTATCCAGGTGTTCTTTCCGGACCCTTGGCACAAGAAAAGGCATCACAAGCGCCGCCTCATCAATCCGGAGTTCACCGAGCTTGCCGCCCGCAAACTGAAGACGGGGGGTGTGCTGCATGCGGCCACCGACTGGCATGACTATGCGCTGCAGATGCTTGAGGTACTGGAAGGCTGTGAGGCCCTGAAAAACCAGGCGGGTGCCAGACAGTTCAGCGAGCGCCCGGCGCACCGTCCGCTCACCAAATTCGAGTCACGCGGCCAGCGCCTAGGTCACGGGGTGTGGGACTTGCTGTTCGAAAAGCGCCCCTGA
- a CDS encoding YggT family protein, which yields MGERVMDLGYLVNPTVFVVDTLFSLYVFAIMLRFLFQWVEADFYNPISQALVKITHPPLRVLRRFIPSLGRIDTSSLVLMLIVQMLGGYLVFLLQGVSASLAVLSVWALSQLLELFFNVMTFSIIIRALLSWFGSMSYNPASSLLYSLTEPTMRTCRKLIGPIAGIDLSPLIALIALQVGKMVILPPLQQTIALLS from the coding sequence ATGGGGGAACGTGTGATGGATCTGGGTTATCTGGTCAATCCCACGGTGTTCGTGGTCGACACCCTGTTCAGCCTCTATGTCTTCGCGATCATGCTACGCTTCCTGTTCCAGTGGGTGGAGGCGGATTTCTATAATCCAATTTCCCAGGCTCTGGTGAAGATCACCCATCCGCCTCTGCGTGTTCTGAGGCGTTTCATACCCTCCCTGGGTCGTATCGACACCTCGTCCCTGGTCCTGATGCTCATCGTGCAAATGCTGGGTGGCTATCTGGTTTTCCTGCTGCAGGGCGTCAGCGCCAGCCTGGCCGTGCTGTCGGTGTGGGCCCTGAGCCAGTTGCTGGAACTGTTCTTCAATGTGATGACGTTCTCGATCATCATCCGCGCGCTCTTGAGCTGGTTCGGTTCCATGAGCTACAACCCGGCCAGCTCCCTGCTCTACAGCCTCACCGAACCGACCATGCGGACTTGCCGCAAGCTCATCGGTCCGATCGCGGGGATTGACCTGTCGCCGCTGATCGCCTTGATTGCCCTGCAGGTGGGGAAAATGGTGATCTTGCCGCCCTTGCAGCAGACCATCGCCCTGTTGAGCTGA
- the proC gene encoding pyrroline-5-carboxylate reductase, whose translation MKQQTLGFIGAGNMASSLIAGLLADAYPPANIWASDVEGDKLRHLANHFGIQTTSDNRQVVEHAQILVLAVKPQMLKEVAGGIADSVQKHKPLIISLAAGVLEADIDQWLGGGIDIVRCMPNTPALVKTGATAMHGVASLSSEQRSRAEAVLRAVGLTVWVDSEELLDVVTALSGSGPAYFFLFMEAMEEAAVALGLNAETARLLTQQTALGSARLAMESEESPAELRRRVTSPGGTTEKAIGVFEASGLRNLISEAMTAARQRAGELAKQWGNV comes from the coding sequence ATGAAACAGCAGACCTTGGGATTCATCGGTGCCGGCAACATGGCGAGCAGCCTGATTGCCGGCCTTCTGGCGGATGCTTATCCGCCAGCCAATATCTGGGCTTCCGACGTGGAAGGCGACAAGCTCAGACACCTGGCCAATCACTTCGGCATTCAAACGACCTCAGACAACCGTCAGGTGGTGGAGCACGCGCAGATCCTGGTTCTTGCGGTCAAGCCGCAGATGCTTAAGGAGGTTGCCGGCGGCATCGCGGACTCGGTGCAGAAGCACAAGCCCCTGATCATCTCCCTGGCGGCGGGCGTGCTGGAGGCCGATATTGATCAATGGCTGGGGGGTGGCATCGATATCGTGCGCTGCATGCCCAACACGCCGGCACTGGTCAAGACCGGCGCCACCGCCATGCACGGCGTCGCCAGCCTGAGCAGTGAACAGCGCAGTAGGGCCGAAGCGGTATTGCGGGCGGTCGGGCTGACCGTGTGGGTGGACAGCGAGGAATTGCTGGACGTCGTGACAGCCCTGTCCGGCAGCGGTCCTGCTTATTTCTTCCTGTTTATGGAAGCCATGGAGGAGGCGGCCGTCGCCCTGGGTCTAAACGCCGAGACGGCACGCTTGCTGACCCAGCAGACGGCCCTGGGCTCCGCCAGGCTGGCGATGGAATCGGAAGAATCTCCAGCGGAATTGAGACGACGGGTGACATCGCCCGGCGGTACCACCGAAAAGGCCATCGGCGTTTTCGAGGCATCGGGGCTGCGCAATCTGATCAGCGAGGCGATGACCGCCGCGCGCCAGCGCGCCGGGGAACTGGCTAAACAATGGGGGAACGTGTGA
- the gyrA gene encoding DNA gyrase subunit A, translating into MSSFAKEIIPVSLEDEMKQSYLDYAMSVIVGRALPDARDGLKPVHRRVLYAMQELGNDWNKPYKKSARVVGDVIGKYHPHGDSAVYDTIVRMAQPFSLRYMLVDGQGNFGSVDGDPPAAMRYTEVRMSRIAHDLLADLDKETVDFVPNYDESEREPSVLPTRIPNLLINGSAGIAVGMATNIPPHNLTEVINACLTLIENPGASIHELMALVPGPDFPTAGLINGAAGIREAYLTGRGRIYLRARCHFEGEEGARQSIIVSELPYQVNKARLLEKIAELVKDGKLEGISGLRDESDKDGMRMVIELRRGEVPDVVLNNLYQQTQMQSVFGINMVALLDGRPRCMNLKELLVAFIDHRREVVTRRTIFELRKARERAHILEGLAVALANIDEIIEAIKTSPSPAEAKARLLGRSWQPGVVTELLARAEDEWRSRPDDLGREFGLVEGAYRLSPAQAQAILDLRLHRLTGLEQEKIIAEYKELLGKIDELLAILASDVRLLEVIRDELVAVRDQFGDARRTEIITTQLDLCAEDLITEEDVVVTVSHEGYVKSQPLTDYRAQRRGGRGKQAAATKEEDYIEKLIVANTHDTILCFSSAGKVYWLKVYELPVASRTARGRPFVNLLPLEEGEKVNAILPIREFDEDHYIFMATTSGTVKKVVLTEFERPRPSGKIAVDLREDDRLVDVAITNGTQDVMLFSSDGKVVCFNETDVRAMGRTATGVRGMSLNEGQKVIALIIASDGTVLNITENGFGKRTALSEFPRHRRGGQGVIAIQTSERNGQVVAAVLVDEPDEIMLITDAGTLVRTRVAEIRELGRNTQGVTVIRLSEGEKVVGVDRIANLPGDENGGEGEPESDGEQAEPIE; encoded by the coding sequence ATGTCTTCTTTCGCCAAAGAAATCATACCAGTCAGCCTCGAAGACGAGATGAAGCAGTCCTATCTGGACTACGCCATGAGCGTCATCGTGGGTCGTGCCTTGCCCGATGCCCGCGATGGGCTGAAACCAGTGCACCGCCGGGTGCTGTACGCCATGCAGGAACTGGGTAACGACTGGAACAAGCCCTATAAGAAATCCGCCCGCGTGGTGGGTGACGTCATCGGTAAATACCACCCCCACGGCGACTCCGCGGTCTACGACACCATCGTGCGCATGGCCCAGCCGTTTTCCCTGCGCTACATGCTGGTCGACGGCCAGGGCAACTTCGGCTCGGTGGATGGCGATCCGCCGGCGGCCATGCGGTACACCGAGGTGCGCATGTCGCGCATCGCCCATGACCTGCTTGCCGATCTGGACAAGGAAACCGTCGATTTCGTCCCCAACTATGACGAGTCCGAGCGGGAACCCTCGGTCCTGCCGACGCGCATCCCCAACCTGCTGATCAACGGCTCTGCCGGCATCGCGGTGGGCATGGCGACCAACATCCCGCCACACAACCTGACCGAAGTCATCAATGCCTGCCTGACCCTGATCGAAAATCCGGGGGCCAGCATCCACGAACTGATGGCCCTGGTGCCCGGGCCGGACTTCCCCACCGCGGGACTGATCAACGGCGCGGCGGGCATACGCGAGGCCTATCTCACCGGACGTGGCCGCATCTACCTGCGCGCCCGCTGCCATTTCGAAGGCGAGGAGGGCGCACGCCAGTCCATCATCGTCAGCGAACTGCCCTACCAGGTAAACAAGGCCAGGCTGCTGGAGAAGATCGCCGAGTTGGTCAAGGACGGCAAGCTAGAGGGCATCTCCGGCCTGCGCGACGAATCCGACAAGGATGGCATGCGCATGGTGATTGAGCTGCGGCGCGGCGAGGTGCCGGACGTGGTGCTCAACAACCTGTACCAGCAGACCCAGATGCAGAGCGTGTTCGGCATCAACATGGTGGCCCTGCTGGACGGCCGCCCGCGCTGCATGAATTTGAAGGAACTGCTAGTCGCCTTCATCGACCACCGCCGCGAGGTGGTGACCCGGCGCACCATCTTCGAACTGCGCAAGGCGCGGGAACGCGCGCACATTTTGGAAGGCCTGGCCGTCGCGCTGGCCAATATCGATGAGATCATCGAGGCCATCAAGACCTCGCCCAGCCCTGCCGAGGCCAAGGCGCGTCTGTTGGGCCGCAGCTGGCAGCCGGGCGTGGTGACCGAACTGCTGGCCCGCGCCGAGGACGAGTGGCGTTCCCGCCCCGATGACCTGGGCCGCGAGTTCGGCCTGGTCGAAGGCGCCTACCGCCTTTCGCCCGCCCAGGCCCAGGCCATCCTGGATCTGCGCCTGCACCGCCTCACCGGGCTGGAGCAGGAGAAAATCATCGCCGAATACAAGGAATTGCTCGGCAAGATCGACGAACTTCTCGCCATCCTGGCCAGCGACGTGCGCCTTCTTGAAGTCATCCGCGACGAACTGGTAGCGGTACGCGACCAGTTTGGCGATGCCCGCCGTACCGAGATCATCACCACACAGTTGGACTTGTGCGCCGAGGATCTGATCACCGAGGAAGACGTGGTGGTGACGGTATCCCACGAGGGTTACGTCAAATCGCAGCCCCTGACCGATTATCGCGCGCAGCGCCGCGGCGGGCGCGGCAAGCAGGCGGCGGCGACGAAGGAAGAGGACTACATCGAGAAGCTGATCGTGGCGAATACCCACGACACCATCCTGTGCTTCTCCAGCGCCGGCAAGGTCTACTGGCTCAAGGTCTACGAACTGCCTGTGGCCAGCCGCACCGCGCGCGGCCGGCCCTTCGTCAACCTGCTTCCGCTGGAGGAAGGAGAAAAGGTCAACGCCATCCTGCCCATCCGCGAGTTTGACGAGGATCATTACATCTTCATGGCCACCACCTCCGGCACGGTGAAGAAGGTGGTGCTGACCGAATTCGAGCGGCCGCGGCCCAGCGGCAAGATCGCCGTGGACCTGCGCGAGGATGATCGCCTGGTGGACGTGGCTATCACCAACGGCACCCAGGATGTGATGCTGTTCAGCAGCGATGGCAAGGTGGTCTGCTTCAACGAGACCGACGTGCGCGCCATGGGGCGCACCGCAACCGGCGTGCGCGGCATGAGCCTGAACGAAGGGCAGAAGGTCATCGCCCTGATCATCGCCAGCGACGGCACGGTGCTCAATATCACCGAGAATGGCTTCGGCAAGCGCACCGCCCTGTCGGAGTTCCCGCGCCACCGCCGTGGCGGCCAGGGTGTGATCGCCATCCAGACCTCGGAGCGCAATGGACAGGTGGTTGCGGCCGTGCTGGTGGATGAGCCTGACGAGATCATGCTGATCACCGACGCCGGCACCCTGGTGCGCACCCGGGTCGCCGAAATCCGCGAACTGGGGCGCAATACCCAGGGCGTCACTGTGATCCGCCTGAGCGAGGGCGAGAAGGTGGTCGGCGTTGATCGCATCGCCAATCTACCCGGTGATGAGAATGGTGGGGAAGGCGAACCAGAGTCCGACGGCGAGCAAGCGGAGCCCATTGAATAA
- a CDS encoding phosphoglycerate dehydrogenase: MYKVLTYNNISVAGLERLPRDRYEIASEIQHPDAIMLRSFKLHGVPIPDSVKCVGRAGAGVNNIPVPDYSKRGIPVFNAPGANANAVKELTIAGMLLASRHICAAWDFTRGLSGDDEVLSQAVEKGKKNFAGIELAGKTLGVLGLGAIGVRVANTALALGMKVVGFDPLLTVDSAWQLSSSVEKAASVDDLVSKADFLSLHVPLNDQTRQIINAARIGLMKKGAVLLNFSRAGIADDASLAQALEEGKLGAYVCDFPTASLMNKKGVILLPHIGASTEEAEDNCAVMVADQIRDYLENGNIRNSVNFPEVIMPRTEGFRLGVANENVPNMVGQISSALAEANLNIIDLLNKSRGDYAYTLVDLSADVPAATLEKIRGISGVLTARTL; encoded by the coding sequence ATGTACAAGGTATTGACCTACAACAATATTTCCGTCGCAGGTCTGGAACGGCTGCCGCGCGATCGCTACGAGATCGCCTCGGAGATCCAGCACCCGGATGCCATTATGCTGCGTTCCTTCAAGCTGCACGGCGTGCCCATCCCGGATTCGGTGAAATGCGTGGGACGCGCCGGCGCCGGCGTCAACAACATTCCCGTTCCCGACTATTCCAAGCGCGGCATCCCGGTGTTCAATGCGCCGGGGGCCAACGCCAATGCGGTGAAGGAACTGACCATTGCCGGCATGTTGCTGGCCTCGCGCCACATTTGCGCGGCCTGGGACTTCACTCGTGGCCTGAGCGGCGATGACGAGGTGCTGAGCCAGGCGGTGGAAAAAGGCAAGAAGAACTTCGCCGGCATCGAGTTGGCCGGCAAGACCCTGGGCGTCCTGGGCCTTGGCGCCATCGGCGTGCGCGTGGCCAACACCGCCCTGGCCCTGGGGATGAAGGTAGTGGGTTTCGATCCGCTGCTGACCGTGGACAGCGCCTGGCAACTCTCCTCCTCGGTGGAGAAGGCCGCCAGCGTGGACGACCTGGTGAGCAAGGCGGATTTTCTGAGCCTGCATGTACCCCTCAACGACCAGACCCGCCAGATCATCAACGCCGCCCGTATCGGCCTGATGAAGAAAGGCGCGGTGCTGCTCAACTTCTCCCGTGCCGGAATCGCCGATGACGCCAGCCTCGCGCAGGCCCTGGAGGAAGGCAAGCTGGGCGCCTACGTCTGTGATTTCCCCACCGCCAGCCTGATGAACAAGAAGGGCGTGATCCTGCTGCCGCACATCGGCGCCTCCACCGAGGAAGCGGAGGACAACTGCGCGGTGATGGTGGCCGACCAGATCCGCGATTACCTGGAAAATGGCAACATCCGCAATTCGGTGAACTTCCCGGAGGTGATCATGCCGCGCACGGAAGGTTTCCGTCTGGGCGTCGCCAACGAGAACGTGCCGAACATGGTGGGCCAGATCTCCAGCGCCCTGGCCGAGGCCAACCTGAACATTATCGATCTCCTCAACAAATCGCGCGGGGACTACGCCTATACCCTGGTCGACCTCAGCGCGGACGTGCCGGCGGCGACTCTGGAGAAGATCCGCGGCATCAGCGGCGTCCTGACGGCGCGGACTCTCTGA
- a CDS encoding dynamin family protein, whose amino-acid sequence MSKMQLEEKLRGYGQWREALIGALDRYKAWLDTYGLNGDTINESILNMEESLREDRLVVAFAAEFSRGKTELINALFFSDTGVRLLPSSPGRTTMCPTEIFYDTKGGAYIRLLSIDTRLTETSLSEYKRHADSWLQIELDPNSPVQMQEAFRELAATKKVPYQEAVKLGLAFDEMRPGQSLPPEFVEIPAWRHALISFPHYLLKEGLSILDTPGLNALGAEPELTLHMLPSAQAVVFVLAADTGVTKSDLDMWRNHVRGSRHSHHGGLAVVMNKIDSMWGDLQGEEAIEKSIHEQIATTAQILEVAEGSIFPVSAKQALLAKVKGDEALLDKSRLRGIENYLANSVVRERQTILREAVSHNVGHLVRESAATLGAEMTDIERQLADMRKIDINNHEMTHKLMEETREQQGRYLASVDNFQASRRVFLVQVRLLIEALGADTIDPIVRRMRKQTAGSLTTIGMKNSMKNVLDELRVVLEKASAIAEEARRLVKAIYARFRDEHGFTDLQPVMLSFHKYEVELQRIFDEGEEFRNSAASTLMEQSLVVQKLYGTIIANAREMFGQAHNEAKTWGSTALGPLVHQIKDRKRLIESRLEVLRKVNETSESLDAEIAAMEEKLAPLQRQFDELKAILSTLELEQEPAPTSGVSQEAPAAVEAAG is encoded by the coding sequence ATGAGCAAGATGCAGCTCGAGGAAAAACTGAGGGGTTACGGGCAATGGAGGGAAGCGCTGATCGGCGCCCTCGATCGTTACAAGGCCTGGCTGGATACATACGGGCTGAACGGCGATACGATCAATGAGAGCATCCTCAACATGGAGGAAAGTCTCAGGGAAGACCGCCTGGTGGTGGCTTTCGCCGCGGAATTCTCACGGGGCAAGACGGAGCTGATCAACGCCCTGTTTTTCTCCGACACCGGCGTGCGCCTGCTGCCCTCATCGCCGGGCCGCACCACCATGTGCCCCACCGAAATCTTCTACGACACCAAGGGCGGGGCCTACATCCGCCTGCTGTCCATCGACACCCGGCTGACGGAGACCTCCCTCAGCGAGTACAAGCGCCACGCCGACAGCTGGCTGCAGATCGAGCTTGACCCCAACTCCCCGGTTCAGATGCAGGAGGCATTCCGCGAACTCGCTGCCACCAAGAAGGTGCCCTACCAGGAGGCCGTCAAGCTCGGCCTCGCCTTCGACGAGATGCGCCCGGGTCAGAGCCTGCCCCCTGAATTCGTGGAGATTCCCGCCTGGCGCCATGCCCTGATCAGCTTTCCCCATTATCTGCTCAAGGAAGGCCTTTCCATCCTGGATACGCCGGGCCTCAATGCCCTGGGCGCCGAGCCGGAGCTGACCCTGCACATGCTGCCCAGCGCCCAGGCCGTGGTGTTCGTCCTGGCCGCCGACACCGGCGTGACCAAGAGCGACTTGGACATGTGGCGCAACCACGTGCGCGGCTCGCGCCATTCCCACCATGGCGGACTGGCGGTGGTGATGAACAAGATCGACTCCATGTGGGGTGATCTGCAGGGCGAGGAAGCCATCGAGAAATCCATCCATGAACAGATTGCGACCACCGCCCAGATACTGGAAGTGGCGGAAGGTTCGATCTTTCCGGTATCGGCCAAGCAGGCCTTGTTGGCCAAGGTCAAGGGCGACGAGGCGCTGCTGGACAAGAGCCGGCTGCGGGGGATCGAGAATTATCTTGCCAATAGCGTGGTGCGCGAACGCCAGACCATCCTGCGAGAGGCGGTATCCCACAATGTGGGACATCTGGTGCGGGAGTCGGCCGCGACACTGGGCGCCGAAATGACCGACATCGAGCGCCAGTTGGCTGACATGCGCAAGATCGACATCAATAACCATGAGATGACCCACAAGCTCATGGAGGAAACCCGGGAGCAGCAGGGGCGCTATCTGGCCAGCGTGGATAATTTTCAGGCCAGTCGGCGCGTGTTTCTGGTCCAGGTGCGTTTGCTGATCGAGGCCTTGGGCGCCGATACCATCGATCCCATCGTGCGCCGCATGCGCAAGCAGACGGCAGGGAGCCTGACCACCATCGGCATGAAGAACTCGATGAAGAACGTGCTGGACGAGTTGCGTGTGGTGCTGGAGAAGGCCTCGGCCATTGCCGAAGAGGCCAGGCGGCTGGTCAAGGCCATTTACGCGCGATTCCGTGACGAGCATGGGTTCACTGACCTGCAGCCGGTCATGCTGTCATTCCACAAATACGAGGTGGAACTGCAGCGTATCTTCGACGAGGGTGAGGAATTCCGTAACAGCGCGGCCTCCACCCTGATGGAGCAGAGCCTGGTGGTGCAGAAGCTGTATGGCACCATCATCGCCAATGCGCGCGAGATGTTCGGGCAGGCACACAACGAGGCCAAGACCTGGGGCTCAACCGCCTTGGGGCCTCTAGTTCACCAGATCAAGGACCGCAAACGTCTCATCGAAAGCCGCCTGGAAGTACTTCGCAAGGTCAACGAAACCAGCGAGTCGCTGGATGCCGAGATTGCGGCCATGGAAGAGAAACTGGCTCCGTTGCAGCGTCAGTTCGATGAACTCAAGGCGATCCTGTCCACCTTGGAACTCGAACAGGAACCGGCACCAACATCCGGCGTCAGTCAGGAAGCGCCGGCGGCGGTCGAGGCGGCTGGATAG
- the serC gene encoding 3-phosphoserine/phosphohydroxythreonine transaminase translates to MSRVYNFSAGPSMLPEPVLQRARDEMLEWGDTGMSVMEMSHRGKSFVAIAEKAEADLRELLAVPADYKVLFVQGGATGQFAAVPMNLLRGKTTACYVSTGLWSEKAISEAKMYCQVALAASTKEGGYTTIPGRETWNVPADAAYLHYTSNETINGVEFQDIPDANGLPLVCDMSSNILSRPVDVSRYGLIYAGAQKNMGPAGIAVVIVREDLLGQVLPGTPGILDLKKLSDNGSMLNTPPTYNWYLLGLVLEWLKGQGGLAAMEQVNIRKSAKLYAAIDASPFYSNPVEPAYRSRMNVPFRLAKAELEKTFASEAKSAGLVTLEGHRQVGGMRASIYNAMPEAGVDALIAFMGEFERKYG, encoded by the coding sequence ATGTCCAGGGTCTACAACTTCAGCGCCGGGCCTTCCATGCTGCCCGAGCCGGTGCTGCAACGGGCGCGCGATGAAATGCTGGAGTGGGGCGATACCGGCATGTCGGTGATGGAAATGAGTCACCGCGGCAAAAGCTTCGTCGCCATCGCCGAGAAGGCCGAGGCGGACCTGCGTGAACTGCTGGCGGTGCCGGCCGATTACAAGGTGCTGTTCGTGCAGGGCGGGGCGACCGGCCAGTTTGCCGCCGTCCCCATGAACCTGCTGCGGGGCAAGACCACCGCTTGCTATGTGAGCACCGGACTGTGGTCGGAAAAGGCCATCTCGGAAGCCAAGATGTACTGCCAGGTGGCATTGGCCGCCAGCACCAAGGAGGGCGGCTACACCACCATTCCTGGGCGAGAGACCTGGAATGTGCCCGCCGATGCCGCCTACCTGCACTACACCTCCAACGAGACCATCAACGGCGTGGAGTTCCAGGACATCCCGGACGCGAACGGTTTGCCCCTGGTGTGCGACATGTCCTCGAACATCCTGTCGCGTCCAGTGGATGTCAGCCGCTACGGCCTCATCTACGCCGGAGCCCAGAAGAACATGGGACCTGCCGGCATCGCCGTGGTCATCGTGCGCGAGGATCTGCTGGGCCAGGTGCTGCCGGGAACGCCAGGCATCCTGGATCTGAAAAAACTGTCGGACAACGGCTCCATGCTCAACACGCCGCCCACCTACAATTGGTATCTACTGGGCCTGGTGCTGGAGTGGTTGAAAGGGCAGGGAGGGCTTGCCGCCATGGAACAGGTCAACATCCGCAAGTCGGCCAAGCTGTATGCCGCAATCGACGCCTCGCCGTTCTACTCCAATCCCGTCGAACCGGCATACCGCTCGCGCATGAATGTGCCGTTCCGCCTGGCCAAGGCCGAGCTGGAGAAGACCTTTGCCAGCGAAGCCAAGTCTGCCGGACTGGTGACCCTGGAAGGCCACCGTCAGGTGGGCGGCATGCGCGCCAGCATCTACAACGCCATGCCGGAGGCCGGCGTGGACGCCCTGATCGCCTTCATGGGCGAGTTCGAACGCAAGTACGGCTGA
- the pheA gene encoding prephenate dehydratase, whose translation MAADPTLAQLRAQIDAIDDRILDLLNQRARCAQQVAETKTRSGEDDCFYRPEREAEVLRRVAANNPGPLSREAVVRFFREVMSECLALEKPLAVAFLGPEGTFTQQAAYKHFGHAVQAVPLPAIDEIFRAVESGNCQFGVVPVENSTEGVITHTLDSFVQSPLLIAGEVVLRIHHNLLSRLDDFTLVRKVYSHQQSLAQCRAWLDRYLPGAERIAVSSNAEAAHLASGTPDSAAIAGEVAAGLYDLGILERNIEDDPNNTTRFLVIGRNPVGPTGCDKTSLLVSTRNYPGALYNTLEPFARFQLSMSKIESRPSRRGAWDYVFFIDVEGHRDDHPLAEALKELEKDVSMLKILGSYPRAVG comes from the coding sequence ATGGCAGCCGATCCGACCCTCGCGCAGTTGCGCGCACAGATCGACGCGATCGACGATCGCATCCTGGACTTGCTGAACCAGCGGGCGCGCTGCGCCCAGCAGGTGGCGGAGACCAAAACCCGGTCCGGCGAAGACGATTGTTTCTATCGTCCTGAGCGGGAGGCCGAAGTGCTGCGGCGCGTGGCGGCCAACAATCCGGGCCCGCTGTCCCGGGAGGCGGTGGTGCGCTTTTTCCGCGAGGTCATGTCCGAGTGCCTGGCCCTGGAAAAGCCCCTTGCAGTGGCCTTCCTGGGGCCTGAAGGCACGTTTACTCAGCAGGCCGCCTACAAGCATTTCGGCCATGCGGTGCAGGCAGTGCCGCTGCCGGCCATCGACGAGATCTTCCGGGCGGTGGAAAGCGGTAACTGCCAGTTCGGCGTGGTGCCGGTGGAAAACTCCACCGAAGGTGTGATCACACACACCCTGGACAGTTTCGTGCAGTCGCCGCTGCTGATCGCGGGCGAGGTGGTATTGCGCATACACCACAACCTCCTGAGCCGACTGGACGACTTTACGCTGGTACGCAAGGTCTATTCGCACCAGCAGTCCCTCGCGCAGTGCCGGGCCTGGCTGGACCGCTATCTGCCCGGCGCGGAGCGCATTGCGGTAAGCAGCAATGCGGAAGCCGCGCACCTCGCCTCCGGCACTCCCGACAGCGCCGCCATCGCGGGGGAAGTCGCGGCCGGGCTTTACGATCTGGGAATCCTCGAACGCAACATCGAGGACGATCCCAACAACACCACGCGTTTCCTGGTGATCGGACGCAACCCGGTCGGCCCGACCGGATGCGATAAGACCTCGCTGCTGGTGTCCACCAGGAACTATCCGGGGGCGCTGTACAACACCCTGGAACCTTTTGCCCGCTTCCAGCTCAGCATGAGCAAGATCGAATCGCGGCCATCCCGCCGGGGTGCCTGGGATTATGTGTTCTTCATCGACGTGGAAGGGCACCGGGACGACCATCCCCTGGCCGAGGCGCTGAAGGAACTGGAAAAGGACGTGAGCATGCTCAAAATCCTCGGCTCCTATCCCCGTGCCGTCGGCTGA
- a CDS encoding YggS family pyridoxal phosphate-dependent enzyme — protein sequence MTSISERLAATRARLAAAEAAAGRAAGTVGLIAVSKTHPASAIREAYGLGQRDFGENYLQEALSKQEQLQDLGITWHFIGPIQSNKTRPLASHFAWVHSLDRLKIAQRLSEQRPEELPPLNVCIQVNVSGEASKSGIVIPELSELAAAVAELPRLRLRGLMAIPAPDTDTANQRLAFRRLREALVSLELPGLDTLSMGMSDDLEAAVAEGATLVRIGTAIFGARPARAS from the coding sequence ATGACCTCAATCTCTGAGCGCCTGGCGGCGACGCGGGCGCGCCTGGCTGCCGCCGAGGCTGCGGCGGGCAGGGCCGCCGGTACGGTGGGCCTGATCGCGGTGAGCAAGACCCATCCGGCAAGCGCGATCCGCGAGGCTTATGGTTTGGGACAGCGCGATTTCGGCGAGAACTACCTGCAGGAAGCCCTCTCCAAGCAAGAGCAACTGCAGGACCTGGGGATCACCTGGCACTTCATCGGCCCGATCCAGTCCAATAAGACGCGGCCCCTGGCTTCTCACTTTGCCTGGGTGCACAGCCTCGATCGCCTGAAGATCGCGCAGCGTCTCAGTGAGCAGCGCCCGGAGGAACTGCCGCCGCTCAATGTCTGCATCCAGGTCAACGTGAGTGGTGAGGCAAGCAAATCGGGCATCGTCATCCCCGAATTGTCGGAACTCGCCGCGGCCGTGGCGGAACTGCCTCGGCTGCGTCTGCGCGGCCTGATGGCGATTCCGGCACCGGACACCGATACCGCGAACCAGCGCCTGGCGTTCCGCAGACTGCGGGAAGCCCTGGTCAGTTTGGAACTTCCGGGCCTGGACACACTGTCCATGGGCATGTCCGACGATCTTGAGGCAGCGGTGGCGGAGGGGGCGACCCTGGTCCGCATCGGTACCGCCATCTTCGGCGCGCGGCCCGCCAGGGCGAGCTGA